In a genomic window of Aeromicrobium panaciterrae:
- a CDS encoding GMC family oxidoreductase N-terminal domain-containing protein, with the protein MIQADYVVVGAGSAGCALARRLAESGASVVLLEAGGSDTARGLKNLIEIPGAVAALLSTPQLKKRVDWGYKSVPQTNALNRVIPMTRGKVVGGSSSVNGMLFVRGNRQNFDDWAADGCPGWSYDDVLPFFKKMEDWEDGASAARGSGGPIKVRRHTGMTEAAKSYLKAAVDRLGVPFLEDYNGGEQEGIGLVQLSADRGVRYSAARGYLRTDPPDNLVVLTHSRATKIVLDGSRATGVEIIAADGTVETIHAGREVIVSAGTFDSPKLLMLSGIGPADHLKDHGITAVADLPVGENLQDHLFVPISFRMDSAVRRPTPLYFLRGLAKARFRRSGWAAGAQFETLGFVRTSHSGAAPNLQLHGLYWIYPFPNQDGDKAVRPPTTKPGICVLPTLIYPESRGTVRLAGSDPTLAPLIDPAYLSAEQDTEVLLEGIAMVRELMVGVGDSQGEIVPGPDYFDPDALRKLLPNIVHSVYHPVGTCRMGSDGRAVVDPDLKVRGIEGLRVADASIMPTVTGGNTNAPSIMIGERCADLILNKDQV; encoded by the coding sequence GTGATTCAGGCTGACTATGTCGTCGTGGGTGCCGGTAGTGCAGGGTGCGCCCTGGCCCGGCGGTTGGCGGAGAGCGGGGCCAGCGTCGTCCTCCTCGAAGCTGGCGGAAGCGACACCGCTCGTGGACTCAAGAACCTGATCGAGATCCCCGGCGCGGTTGCAGCCTTGCTTTCCACACCGCAGCTCAAGAAGCGCGTCGACTGGGGTTACAAGTCCGTCCCGCAGACGAACGCCCTGAACAGGGTTATCCCGATGACTCGCGGCAAAGTCGTCGGCGGCTCGAGCTCGGTCAACGGCATGCTCTTCGTGCGCGGCAATCGGCAGAACTTCGACGACTGGGCAGCGGATGGCTGCCCGGGGTGGTCGTACGACGACGTCCTTCCCTTCTTCAAGAAGATGGAGGACTGGGAGGACGGCGCCAGCGCGGCCCGCGGCTCCGGCGGACCGATCAAGGTGCGTCGCCACACCGGCATGACCGAGGCGGCGAAGTCGTACCTGAAAGCGGCCGTCGATCGACTCGGCGTGCCGTTCCTCGAGGACTACAACGGCGGCGAGCAGGAAGGCATCGGACTCGTTCAGCTCAGCGCTGATCGCGGCGTCCGCTACTCCGCAGCGCGTGGCTACCTTCGTACCGATCCGCCGGACAACCTCGTCGTGCTCACCCACTCGCGGGCGACCAAGATCGTCCTCGACGGCTCGCGCGCCACGGGTGTCGAGATCATCGCAGCTGACGGAACGGTCGAGACGATTCACGCCGGCCGTGAGGTCATCGTGTCCGCCGGCACGTTCGACTCCCCGAAGCTCCTCATGCTCTCCGGGATCGGACCCGCAGATCACCTCAAGGATCACGGGATCACGGCGGTCGCTGACCTGCCGGTGGGAGAGAACCTCCAGGATCACCTGTTCGTCCCGATCTCGTTCCGGATGGACTCGGCTGTTCGCCGCCCGACCCCCTTGTACTTCCTGCGGGGTCTGGCCAAGGCCCGCTTCCGCCGGTCCGGCTGGGCCGCCGGCGCACAGTTCGAGACCCTTGGATTCGTACGAACTTCCCACTCAGGGGCGGCTCCCAACTTGCAGCTGCACGGCCTCTACTGGATCTACCCGTTCCCCAACCAGGATGGCGACAAGGCCGTGCGTCCGCCCACGACCAAGCCGGGCATCTGTGTTCTCCCCACCCTGATCTACCCCGAGAGCCGAGGGACCGTACGACTCGCTGGTTCTGACCCGACGCTCGCGCCGCTGATCGACCCTGCGTACCTGTCGGCCGAACAGGACACCGAGGTGCTGCTCGAGGGCATTGCGATGGTTCGCGAGCTGATGGTCGGCGTAGGCGACAGCCAGGGCGAGATCGTGCCCGGTCCGGACTACTTCGACCCGGACGCTCTGCGGAAGCTGCTGCCGAACATCGTGCACAGCGTCTATCACCCGGTCGGCACCTGCCGGATGGGTTCAGATGGCCGCGCCGTGGTTGATCCTGACCTGAAGGTTCGCGGCATCGAAGGGCTGCGGGTCGCAGATGCTTCGATCATGCCGACGGTCACGGGCGGCAACACCAACGCTCCTTCCATCATGATCGGCGAACGCTGCGCTGATCTCATTCTGAACAAGGACCAGGTATGA
- a CDS encoding enoyl-CoA hydratase-related protein has translation MTILLVEDCDRVRTVTLNRPDALNAFNEALYDALTEALRAAAADDSVAVVLLTGAGRAFSAGTDLAEMAARVSNPDFVPGKHGFTGLVDALEEFDKPLILALNGLGLGIGVTIIGFADLAFMSTASKLKCPFASLGVAPEAASSYLLPQLVGRQNAAWILMSSEWIHAPEALEAGLVWRVCEPDELLDAARKHATTLAALPISSLRAIKRTMMEPLREGIAAARLRENQCFADLMGGPANTEALTAFAEGRAPDFANLPAGW, from the coding sequence ATGACGATCCTTCTCGTCGAGGACTGCGACCGCGTACGCACCGTGACCCTGAACCGTCCGGACGCACTCAACGCGTTCAACGAGGCGTTGTATGACGCGCTGACCGAGGCGTTGCGTGCGGCGGCGGCCGATGACTCGGTGGCCGTCGTTCTCCTTACCGGTGCAGGCAGGGCGTTCAGCGCCGGCACGGATCTTGCCGAGATGGCAGCACGCGTGAGCAACCCCGACTTCGTGCCGGGCAAGCACGGGTTCACTGGGCTGGTCGACGCTCTCGAGGAGTTCGACAAGCCGCTGATCCTGGCGCTCAACGGGTTGGGCTTGGGAATCGGCGTGACGATCATCGGCTTCGCTGACCTGGCTTTCATGTCGACCGCCTCAAAGCTCAAGTGCCCGTTCGCCAGTCTCGGCGTCGCTCCGGAGGCAGCGTCCAGCTATCTGCTGCCGCAGCTGGTCGGCCGACAGAATGCGGCGTGGATCCTGATGTCCTCGGAGTGGATCCACGCTCCCGAGGCGCTGGAGGCGGGTCTGGTCTGGCGGGTGTGCGAACCGGATGAGCTCCTGGACGCCGCCCGGAAGCACGCCACGACGTTGGCCGCGCTGCCGATCTCGAGTCTGCGAGCCATCAAGCGCACGATGATGGAGCCACTGCGCGAGGGGATCGCAGCAGCTCGACTTCGCGAGAATCAGTGCTTCGCCGACCTCATGGGTGGGCCAGCCAACACCGAGGCGCTGACGGCGTTCGCTGAGGGACGGGCACCGGACTTCGCCAACCTCCCCGCTGGCTGGTGA
- a CDS encoding TetR/AcrR family transcriptional regulator, whose amino-acid sequence MSSQLTSESPRRRLNARQRSTVERLLAAGQEELREVGHEALTIRTVAVRAGVSPATAYTYLASKHHLFAELFLRHIAQDHDAPVEGATVTERVQNVSQGVVSLLVAEPELTAAVTPALLGSDEDVVRLRLRIGSEFVSRFEAALRDPAQPAEPVDPAVLEVLILTFFGALLQVGMDTMSYDQMAERLESAFAVILRGNV is encoded by the coding sequence ATGTCCAGTCAGTTGACCAGCGAATCGCCACGACGCAGGCTCAATGCCCGTCAGCGCTCGACCGTTGAGCGGTTGCTGGCGGCAGGTCAGGAGGAGCTGCGGGAGGTTGGTCACGAAGCATTGACCATTCGAACCGTCGCTGTGCGCGCTGGTGTTTCACCGGCGACGGCCTACACGTACCTTGCTTCGAAGCACCATCTCTTCGCCGAGCTGTTCCTGCGTCACATCGCCCAGGATCATGACGCGCCAGTCGAAGGCGCGACCGTCACTGAGCGCGTCCAGAACGTGTCACAGGGCGTCGTCTCCCTCCTCGTGGCCGAACCCGAGCTCACGGCCGCGGTCACTCCGGCACTCCTTGGAAGTGACGAGGATGTCGTACGACTGCGGCTGCGCATCGGCAGTGAGTTCGTGTCGCGCTTCGAAGCTGCCCTGCGCGATCCTGCACAGCCGGCTGAGCCCGTTGACCCAGCAGTTCTCGAAGTGCTGATCCTGACCTTCTTCGGTGCGCTTCTCCAGGTCGGCATGGACACCATGAGCTACGACCAGATGGCCGAGCGCCTCGAATCCGCTTTCGCCGTGATCCTGAGAGGCAACGTATGA
- a CDS encoding branched-chain amino acid ABC transporter permease/ATP-binding protein gives MDQHILFLLFGLANGAIYAALALTLVVTYRSSGVINFSSGTLALLGAYTYAFLRRGEFLIPVPGFPKSVDLGTELGFVPAAAISVAICAFTGLLIYLLVFRPLRDVPPVGKAVASIGVMLVLSGMFTLRIGVDGVQTQPILPVDSWKVAGVNVTSDRVWFALIVVAIAAALAAAYRFTRFGLLTRAAANTEKGAYVSGIKPDRIAAANWMISGAVAALAGILISPILPLTPNSFTLLIVPALAAAVVAGFDRILPAVVAGIAIGMVQSDLTYLAGTWTWLPTSGRSELVVLLLILFVLVARAKPLPSRGLNLRASLGRAPRPQSIALPTLVSSVVGVAAIFLFSGDWLVALITSLIFAIISLSLVVVTGYAGQVSFAQLTLAGVAGFSLATLTDSWGVPFPLAPLIAAVVASVVGVIVGLPALRVRGLPVAIVTLATAVALEAFWFANSDFVGSSGKDVTGPTLFGLDLRSRVGLDYPRVQFGLLVLTVLVLVGVAVAKLRMSRLGSQMLAVRANERSAAGAGVAVVRVKLIAFAIGSFIAGLGGSMLAYFQGNVTFVSFSTFIGLTLFATAYLAGITSISGGVTAGLIGIGGMVPLILNKVGGLSGEWFAVIAGLGLILTLIGNPEGVVGPIHERLQKRRRDKAPITAASEPLDGDLIALEPVRGGEVVLEARNLGVRYGGVVAVSGVDLDVREGTIVGLIGPNGAGKTTLLDALSGFTPSTGTIKLDGTDLKGQAPHQRVRNALGRTFQHAELYEDLSVHENVIVGASAAHGRTARTVDETLELLGLAEVADLPVAELSQGRRQLVSIARALIGNPKVLMLDEPAGGLDSRESQWLGVRLRKIRDSGVTILLIDHDMHLVLNLCDDIYVLNFGEVIAHAIPSEIRADSRVAEAYLGSAHAEQEVVS, from the coding sequence ATGGATCAGCACATTCTTTTCTTGTTGTTCGGCCTTGCCAACGGCGCGATCTACGCAGCCCTAGCCCTGACCCTGGTGGTGACCTACCGCTCCAGCGGCGTCATCAACTTCAGTTCCGGAACACTCGCACTGCTGGGCGCGTACACGTACGCGTTCCTCCGTCGCGGGGAGTTCTTGATACCCGTCCCGGGCTTCCCGAAGAGCGTGGACCTGGGCACCGAGCTGGGCTTCGTGCCTGCCGCGGCCATCTCCGTGGCAATCTGTGCCTTCACGGGCTTGCTGATTTACCTGCTCGTCTTCCGCCCACTGCGCGATGTGCCGCCCGTCGGCAAGGCCGTCGCCTCCATCGGCGTGATGCTTGTGCTTTCCGGCATGTTCACACTCCGAATCGGCGTTGACGGCGTACAGACACAGCCCATCCTTCCGGTGGATTCCTGGAAGGTCGCCGGCGTCAACGTCACGAGTGACCGCGTCTGGTTCGCGCTCATCGTCGTGGCGATCGCGGCTGCCCTTGCCGCCGCATACCGGTTCACACGCTTCGGGCTGCTGACTAGAGCAGCAGCCAACACCGAGAAGGGCGCGTACGTCAGCGGCATCAAGCCTGACCGGATCGCCGCCGCCAACTGGATGATCTCCGGTGCCGTCGCGGCACTGGCCGGCATCCTGATCTCGCCGATCCTGCCGCTCACCCCCAACTCGTTCACCCTGCTGATCGTCCCCGCACTTGCCGCGGCCGTCGTAGCGGGATTCGACCGCATCCTGCCTGCCGTCGTGGCCGGTATCGCGATCGGAATGGTGCAGTCGGACCTGACCTACCTCGCCGGTACGTGGACCTGGCTCCCAACCTCAGGTCGCAGTGAGCTGGTAGTCCTCCTCCTGATCCTGTTTGTTCTCGTCGCCCGCGCGAAGCCACTGCCGAGCCGAGGCCTCAACCTGCGGGCATCCCTTGGCCGCGCTCCACGTCCGCAGTCGATCGCGCTGCCAACTCTGGTCAGTTCGGTCGTCGGAGTCGCAGCGATATTCCTCTTCAGCGGCGACTGGCTCGTCGCCCTGATCACCAGCTTGATCTTCGCGATCATCTCGCTGTCTCTCGTCGTGGTCACCGGCTATGCCGGCCAGGTGTCCTTTGCGCAGCTCACGCTCGCTGGAGTCGCAGGGTTCTCGCTCGCAACGCTCACGGACAGTTGGGGAGTTCCATTTCCCCTCGCCCCGCTCATCGCAGCCGTCGTTGCGTCGGTCGTCGGCGTGATCGTGGGTCTTCCGGCACTTCGCGTACGAGGTCTTCCCGTCGCCATCGTCACCCTCGCGACCGCCGTCGCACTCGAAGCATTCTGGTTTGCCAACTCCGACTTCGTCGGCAGCTCCGGCAAGGACGTCACGGGACCCACGCTCTTCGGACTCGATCTCCGATCCCGCGTTGGTCTCGACTACCCACGCGTGCAGTTCGGCCTGCTGGTCCTCACCGTTCTTGTGCTGGTCGGAGTGGCTGTCGCCAAGCTGCGTATGTCACGTCTCGGGTCGCAGATGCTCGCCGTACGCGCCAACGAACGATCGGCAGCCGGTGCGGGTGTGGCCGTCGTACGGGTCAAGCTCATCGCGTTTGCGATCGGCTCGTTCATTGCCGGCCTTGGCGGATCGATGCTGGCCTACTTCCAGGGCAACGTCACGTTCGTCAGCTTCTCCACGTTCATCGGCCTGACATTGTTTGCGACGGCCTACCTCGCGGGCATCACCAGCATTTCGGGTGGCGTCACGGCCGGTCTCATCGGCATCGGCGGCATGGTTCCGCTGATCCTCAACAAGGTCGGCGGACTCAGCGGCGAGTGGTTCGCGGTCATCGCAGGCCTCGGTCTGATCCTCACCTTGATCGGCAATCCCGAGGGTGTCGTCGGGCCAATTCATGAGCGACTGCAGAAACGGCGCCGCGACAAGGCTCCGATCACTGCTGCCTCCGAGCCCCTGGATGGGGACTTGATTGCGCTCGAGCCCGTCCGCGGCGGAGAGGTCGTACTGGAGGCTCGCAACCTGGGCGTTCGATACGGCGGCGTCGTCGCCGTCAGCGGTGTCGACCTTGACGTTCGAGAGGGAACGATCGTCGGACTGATCGGACCCAACGGCGCAGGCAAGACAACCCTGCTCGACGCGTTGTCGGGGTTCACTCCGAGCACCGGCACCATCAAGCTCGACGGAACGGACCTCAAGGGTCAGGCACCGCACCAGCGCGTGCGCAACGCCTTGGGGCGCACGTTCCAGCACGCCGAACTGTACGAAGACCTGTCGGTCCACGAGAACGTCATCGTCGGCGCATCAGCGGCGCACGGGAGAACTGCTCGTACGGTCGATGAGACTCTCGAGCTTCTCGGCCTGGCCGAGGTCGCCGATCTGCCGGTCGCCGAGTTGTCGCAGGGACGTCGTCAGCTTGTCTCGATTGCACGAGCACTGATCGGCAACCCGAAGGTCCTCATGCTCGATGAACCCGCAGGTGGCCTCGACAGCCGAGAGAGCCAGTGGCTGGGAGTGCGACTCCGCAAGATCCGCGACAGCGGCGTGACGATCCTGCTGATCGACCACGACATGCACCTGGTTCTCAACTTGTGCGACGACATCTACGTCCTCAACTTCGGAGAGGTCATCGCGCACGCCATCCCGTCAGAGATTCGCGCTGACTCCCGGGTCGCCGAGGCATACCTCGGATCAGCCCACGCCGAGCAGG
- a CDS encoding acyl-CoA synthetase yields MTTEFNIGLAHELLGEALADNEVLVFRDRRLTYADLASRSRRLATYLHRAGLGAHTERADLANHESGQDHVALYLHNGTEYLEGMLGCFKSRCASINVNYRYVGEELRYLFGNANARAVIYHGTFAPKLAAVLDALPNLEVLLQVDDGSGNELLPGAVDYEEALASVPDEMPDVQHSPDDLFILYTGGTTGMPKGVLWRQHDIFMSAMGGQVPGVWDAISTYDEFVERAVAGAASNGTMVMVPPFMHGAAQWSSFIMMAGGTKIVIPNENTHMDAADILRTIDRESAATITVVGDAVVRPLLDEIKTGRYDLSSLVIIGNGSAALSPELKEQVLEELPNIFINDSMGASETGAQASHLSAKGNVSTGKFAVGPGAVVVNEDLTALLEPGHDGIGWLGQAGWVPLGYFGDAEKTAKTFPMINGTRYAVPGDRARLLANGEVEVLGRESATINTGGEKVFAEEVEAAITSHADVRDVLVVGRPHERWGKEVVAVIELEEGAEISDDELAEHAGERIARYKIPKGWVYVPKIVRSPSGKADYRWAHTVAEEDAK; encoded by the coding sequence ATGACCACAGAGTTCAACATCGGTCTCGCGCACGAGCTGCTGGGAGAGGCGCTGGCGGACAACGAGGTGCTCGTCTTTCGCGATCGCCGTCTGACGTACGCAGACCTCGCTTCTCGTAGCCGTCGACTTGCGACTTATCTCCATCGCGCGGGCCTCGGCGCCCACACCGAGCGGGCCGACCTCGCCAATCACGAGTCGGGCCAGGACCACGTCGCGCTCTACCTTCACAACGGCACCGAGTACCTCGAAGGCATGCTCGGCTGCTTCAAGAGCCGCTGCGCCTCGATCAACGTCAACTATCGCTATGTCGGCGAGGAGCTGCGCTACCTGTTCGGCAACGCCAATGCGAGGGCCGTGATCTATCACGGCACGTTCGCTCCTAAGCTCGCCGCCGTACTCGACGCGCTGCCGAACCTCGAGGTGTTGCTCCAGGTCGATGACGGCTCAGGCAACGAGCTGCTGCCGGGTGCGGTCGACTACGAAGAGGCGCTGGCCTCAGTGCCTGACGAAATGCCTGACGTCCAGCACTCGCCGGACGACTTGTTCATCCTTTACACGGGTGGCACCACCGGAATGCCGAAGGGCGTGCTCTGGCGCCAGCACGACATCTTCATGTCGGCGATGGGCGGCCAGGTTCCTGGCGTGTGGGACGCGATCTCCACGTACGACGAGTTCGTCGAGCGTGCAGTCGCGGGTGCGGCCTCGAACGGCACGATGGTGATGGTCCCGCCGTTCATGCACGGTGCTGCGCAGTGGTCGTCGTTCATCATGATGGCTGGCGGCACGAAGATCGTGATTCCGAACGAGAACACCCACATGGACGCGGCAGACATCCTCCGCACGATCGATCGCGAGAGCGCAGCAACCATCACAGTCGTGGGCGACGCGGTCGTACGCCCACTGCTCGACGAGATCAAGACGGGCCGGTACGACCTCTCGTCGCTGGTCATCATCGGCAACGGAAGCGCGGCCCTGTCTCCGGAACTCAAGGAGCAGGTGCTCGAAGAGCTGCCCAACATCTTCATCAACGACTCGATGGGTGCTTCCGAGACCGGCGCTCAGGCCTCGCATCTCTCGGCGAAGGGCAACGTCTCGACCGGCAAATTCGCCGTCGGTCCTGGTGCTGTCGTCGTCAACGAGGACCTGACTGCACTGCTCGAACCCGGGCACGACGGCATCGGCTGGCTCGGACAGGCGGGGTGGGTTCCGCTCGGTTACTTCGGCGACGCCGAGAAGACCGCCAAAACGTTCCCGATGATCAACGGCACCCGCTACGCGGTGCCGGGCGACCGTGCGCGTCTCCTCGCGAACGGCGAGGTCGAGGTGCTCGGCCGCGAGTCCGCCACGATCAACACGGGTGGCGAGAAGGTTTTCGCCGAAGAGGTCGAAGCCGCCATCACCAGCCACGCTGATGTGCGTGACGTCCTGGTCGTCGGCCGTCCGCACGAGCGATGGGGCAAGGAGGTTGTCGCGGTGATCGAGCTCGAGGAAGGTGCGGAGATCTCCGATGACGAGCTGGCGGAGCATGCCGGTGAGCGGATCGCGCGCTACAAGATCCCGAAGGGCTGGGTCTACGTACCCAAGATCGTGCGTTCGCCGTCAGGCAAAGCCGATTATCGCTGGGCGCACACCGTTGCTGAGGAGGACGCGAAATGA
- a CDS encoding PaaI family thioesterase, translating to MSFSESPLSTAEVEAAERLYGDLAQDIRDVRDLTIRTRVDADRVAAARALVQQASQILAEDAPPEPAGIHYNSDGKSWNWGNAVVGVRNAIAPPVVLSWDDNDVVSSELDLGVAYEGPPGCVHGGVSSLLLDHLMGETASDRHTRLIVTGTLTLRYVLPLPLGRVRMKGWISKENGRKITVTAHIGPADSDVPAVEASGLFIVPRWAQSVSDSANVGSLD from the coding sequence ATGTCCTTCTCGGAATCGCCTCTCTCGACTGCTGAAGTCGAAGCAGCGGAGCGGTTGTACGGCGACCTGGCGCAAGACATTCGCGACGTCCGCGACCTGACCATCCGCACCCGGGTCGACGCGGATCGAGTCGCTGCTGCCCGCGCGCTCGTACAGCAGGCGTCGCAGATCCTCGCTGAGGATGCCCCTCCCGAGCCCGCCGGAATCCACTACAACTCAGACGGCAAGTCCTGGAACTGGGGCAATGCCGTCGTCGGCGTCCGCAATGCCATCGCACCGCCCGTCGTGCTGAGCTGGGATGACAACGACGTGGTGAGCTCAGAACTCGATCTCGGTGTCGCGTACGAGGGCCCTCCAGGCTGTGTTCACGGAGGTGTCTCGTCTCTTCTGCTTGATCACCTCATGGGCGAGACCGCGAGCGATCGCCACACTCGGCTGATCGTCACGGGCACGCTGACTCTTCGGTACGTGCTTCCATTGCCGCTCGGACGCGTGCGGATGAAGGGCTGGATCTCGAAGGAGAACGGCCGCAAGATCACCGTCACAGCGCACATCGGACCGGCAGACAGCGACGTGCCCGCCGTTGAGGCTTCAGGCCTGTTCATCGTTCCGCGCTGGGCGCAATCTGTCTCTGATTCAGCCAACGTCGGGTCGCTCGACTAA
- a CDS encoding LLM class F420-dependent oxidoreductase — protein MRNGIVLFTSDRGIRPADLAKAAEERGFDTIYVPEHTHIPVKREALHPTGGEELPDDRYMRTLDPWTTLATCAAVTTKIGLSTAVALPVESDPITLAKTLATLDFLSDGRLTIGAGFGWNTDELTDHNVPANKRRTVLKEYLEAMRALWTEEEASYDGQFVSFGKSWAYPKPPQGRIPVIIGAGGGPKTMKWIAQNAEGWMTTPIETDTAAKAELLRKEWADAGREGEPDVRILVAKKPEPEDFADWMAAGATELIWGVPDSDEDKVLAYLDKLSSRMGLTA, from the coding sequence ATGCGCAACGGAATTGTTCTCTTCACCTCTGACCGCGGCATCAGGCCGGCCGATCTCGCCAAGGCTGCCGAGGAGCGTGGCTTCGACACGATCTACGTGCCTGAGCACACTCATATCCCGGTGAAGCGCGAGGCGCTGCATCCGACCGGCGGCGAGGAGCTTCCCGACGATCGCTACATGCGCACCCTCGATCCGTGGACGACACTCGCCACCTGCGCTGCTGTGACGACGAAGATCGGCCTGTCGACCGCCGTCGCACTCCCCGTCGAGTCTGACCCGATCACGCTCGCCAAGACGCTGGCCACGCTCGACTTCCTGTCCGACGGACGCCTCACGATCGGCGCCGGCTTCGGATGGAACACCGACGAGCTGACCGACCACAACGTGCCGGCCAACAAGCGCCGCACCGTGCTCAAGGAGTACCTCGAGGCCATGCGTGCGCTGTGGACCGAGGAAGAGGCATCGTACGACGGCCAGTTCGTGTCATTCGGCAAGAGCTGGGCCTACCCGAAGCCCCCGCAGGGTCGCATTCCCGTGATCATCGGCGCAGGTGGCGGCCCCAAAACCATGAAGTGGATCGCGCAGAACGCCGAAGGCTGGATGACCACGCCGATCGAGACCGACACCGCTGCCAAGGCCGAGCTGCTGCGCAAGGAATGGGCTGATGCTGGTCGCGAGGGCGAGCCGGACGTACGCATCCTCGTCGCCAAGAAGCCTGAGCCCGAAGACTTCGCCGACTGGATGGCGGCTGGCGCCACGGAACTCATCTGGGGCGTCCCCGACTCGGATGAGGACAAGGTCTTGGCCTACCTCGACAAGCTGTCATCGCGCATGGGTCTGACTGCATGA
- a CDS encoding ABC transporter substrate-binding protein — protein sequence MNITTRRGRIAALTIGVSLALTLTGCAGSSDSDGNETANVDLGAVNKATGSPVKVGFIGDAEAGSGALGNGIGAAQASADYANEYLGGLGGNKIELVTCSTEATPATATACAVKLAKEGVVAVTTGVTGQDHAIFEALEGTGVPFIVSLTADEAIMSSKTGFVFQNPLAIASASAALIKKAGAKTGGFIVVDAPAATGPVEALTKPLFAAQGIGFEMVPLSLQVADPTSAIQQSINNGSDAFTILGDNAFVTRAIKSLNQLGFDGPMITNISAFQQDQIDSMPNGLKGVTTMSSITRIPEREGLSEFGTIMDKFGDDIDTGADSGQVAYQTFLGFVESVNLTPGAGTSAKDVVAALKHMPKAVPLRLAPGLTLNCDGKAVAVLQGVCNSKTIAATLNAKGFATTEALL from the coding sequence ATGAACATCACGACACGTCGCGGCCGCATTGCCGCGCTCACCATTGGTGTCAGCCTTGCGCTGACGCTCACCGGCTGCGCAGGCAGCTCCGACTCAGATGGCAACGAGACCGCGAATGTGGATCTTGGTGCCGTCAACAAGGCCACCGGCTCACCCGTCAAGGTGGGCTTCATCGGTGACGCCGAGGCTGGATCCGGCGCCCTGGGCAACGGCATCGGTGCAGCACAGGCATCGGCCGACTACGCGAACGAGTATCTCGGCGGCCTCGGCGGCAACAAGATCGAGCTCGTCACCTGCTCCACGGAGGCCACCCCGGCAACCGCCACCGCGTGTGCGGTCAAGCTCGCCAAGGAAGGCGTCGTCGCTGTCACCACCGGCGTCACCGGCCAGGATCACGCGATCTTCGAAGCCCTTGAGGGCACGGGCGTCCCGTTCATCGTCTCGCTGACAGCTGACGAGGCGATCATGTCCAGCAAGACCGGCTTTGTCTTCCAGAACCCGCTCGCCATCGCCTCGGCGAGCGCCGCCTTGATCAAGAAGGCCGGCGCCAAGACAGGCGGCTTCATCGTCGTCGACGCACCGGCCGCCACAGGCCCGGTGGAAGCACTGACCAAGCCCCTCTTTGCAGCTCAGGGCATCGGTTTCGAAATGGTGCCACTGTCGCTGCAGGTTGCTGACCCGACATCTGCGATCCAGCAGTCGATCAACAACGGCTCGGACGCCTTCACGATCCTCGGCGACAACGCGTTCGTCACGAGGGCCATCAAGTCGCTCAACCAGCTGGGATTCGACGGCCCGATGATCACCAACATCTCGGCCTTCCAGCAGGACCAGATCGACAGCATGCCCAACGGACTCAAAGGCGTGACGACCATGTCGTCCATCACCCGCATCCCAGAGCGTGAGGGTCTGTCGGAGTTCGGGACGATCATGGACAAGTTCGGCGACGACATCGACACGGGCGCCGACAGCGGCCAGGTCGCCTACCAGACCTTCCTGGGCTTCGTGGAGTCAGTGAACCTGACTCCCGGCGCCGGAACGTCGGCCAAGGACGTAGTCGCTGCACTGAAGCACATGCCCAAGGCAGTGCCGCTCCGACTCGCACCGGGCCTGACGCTCAACTGTGACGGAAAGGCCGTGGCCGTCCTTCAGGGAGTGTGCAACTCGAAGACCATCGCCGCCACGCTCAACGCAAAGGGCTTCGCCACCACGGAGGCCTTGCTCTGA